The proteins below are encoded in one region of Ornithinimicrobium avium:
- a CDS encoding SGNH/GDSL hydrolase family protein: protein MPVRPEPAHPRRWQRFVAIGDSFTEGMVDAHPDRPDEYVGWADRVAAALAARNEAEGRPFGYANLAVRGRLIDAIIEEQLHAALALTPDLVSFSAGGNDVLRPRVSIESVIARLEGGVERIRETGADVLLFTGPNVAWASLVSRMQPRMVEYTAELWGVAQRTGSFVVDLYTMQSLRDPRMWGDDRIHFSSEGHARVAAQALWTLGMPFEVRDWLEPLDPAPSLGRFESLAADREWVAAYLRPWVRRRLRGESSGDHRVPKRPDVLPVILTHEADDGA, encoded by the coding sequence ATGCCCGTCCGTCCGGAGCCCGCCCATCCCCGTCGCTGGCAGCGCTTCGTCGCCATCGGCGACTCGTTCACCGAGGGGATGGTCGACGCGCACCCGGACCGGCCGGACGAGTACGTCGGCTGGGCGGATCGCGTCGCCGCCGCGCTCGCCGCGCGCAACGAGGCGGAGGGGCGGCCGTTCGGCTACGCCAACCTCGCGGTCCGCGGGCGGCTGATCGACGCGATCATCGAGGAGCAGCTGCACGCGGCACTCGCGCTGACCCCCGACCTGGTGAGCTTCTCGGCGGGCGGCAACGACGTGCTGCGGCCGCGGGTGTCGATCGAGTCCGTCATCGCCCGGCTCGAGGGTGGTGTGGAACGCATCCGGGAGACGGGCGCCGACGTGCTGCTCTTCACCGGACCCAACGTCGCGTGGGCCTCGCTGGTGAGCCGGATGCAGCCGCGGATGGTCGAGTACACCGCCGAGCTGTGGGGCGTGGCCCAGCGCACCGGCTCGTTCGTGGTCGACCTCTACACGATGCAGTCGCTGCGCGACCCGCGCATGTGGGGCGACGACCGGATCCACTTCAGCTCCGAGGGGCACGCCCGGGTCGCCGCGCAGGCGCTGTGGACGCTGGGCATGCCGTTCGAGGTGCGTGACTGGCTCGAGCCTCTCGACCCGGCGCCGTCTCTGGGGCGCTTCGAGTCGCTGGCCGCCGACAGGGAGTGGGTGGCCGCCTACCTGCGGCCTTGGGTCCGGCGCCGGCTGCGGGGCGAGAGCTCCGGCGACCACCGGGTCCCCAAGCGGCCCGACGTGCTGCCGGTGATCCTGACGCACGAGGCGGACGACGGCGCATGA
- a CDS encoding TetR/AcrR family transcriptional regulator: MSTSARRDVVAAVVAILAEAGFEGLSLRSVASRAGVSLGAVQHHFPTKAQMVTAALTSIAAEATQRLGELEQIPDPGERLHALVERLLPSSGDSLVARIWLSLAARATVDEEAAAAYADLWGRTRAGLRLLLPAAGAPVATAEDDATELLALLDGLALGVVAEAGRMDPEQARRIAHRRVEELLRQPTARLADDIP; this comes from the coding sequence ATGAGCACGAGCGCCCGCCGCGACGTGGTCGCGGCGGTGGTCGCGATCCTGGCGGAGGCAGGCTTCGAGGGGCTCAGCCTCCGGAGCGTCGCCAGCCGCGCCGGGGTGTCCCTCGGCGCCGTCCAGCACCACTTCCCGACCAAGGCGCAGATGGTCACCGCCGCGCTGACCTCGATCGCGGCCGAGGCAACGCAGCGCCTCGGCGAGCTGGAGCAGATCCCCGACCCGGGTGAGCGGCTGCACGCGCTGGTCGAGCGTCTCCTGCCGAGCTCGGGCGACAGCCTGGTCGCGAGGATCTGGCTGTCGCTGGCCGCCCGCGCCACGGTCGACGAGGAGGCGGCGGCGGCCTATGCCGACCTGTGGGGGCGGACGCGGGCGGGCCTGCGGCTCCTGCTGCCGGCCGCCGGAGCACCGGTTGCCACGGCCGAGGACGACGCGACCGAACTGCTGGCGCTGCTCGACGGGCTCGCCCTGGGTGTCGTCGCCGAGGCGGGTCGGATGGACCCCGAGCAGGCCAGGCGGATCGCCCACCGCCGCGTCGAGGAGCTCCTCCGGCAACCGACCGCCCGGCTCGCGGACGACATACCCTGA
- a CDS encoding HU family DNA-binding protein, whose product MSKKVIVEAVAREAGMTQAAADKVVSAVLDAIGAELAKGEKVSFPGFGTFEVRERAARTGRNPQTGAEIQIAASKAPAFKAGSKLKERVSK is encoded by the coding sequence ATGAGCAAGAAGGTTATTGTCGAGGCCGTGGCCCGCGAGGCGGGCATGACCCAGGCTGCTGCCGACAAGGTCGTCAGCGCCGTTCTCGACGCCATCGGCGCCGAGCTCGCCAAGGGCGAGAAGGTCTCCTTCCCGGGCTTCGGCACCTTCGAGGTCCGCGAGCGCGCCGCCCGTACCGGGCGCAACCCGCAGACCGGCGCCGAGATCCAGATCGCGGCGAGCAAGGCCCCGGCGTTCAAGGCCGGTTCCAAGCTGAAGGAGCGCGTCTCCAAGTAG
- a CDS encoding bifunctional 3'-5' exonuclease/DNA polymerase, with product MDLVLAVADGEAVEAVEVDAGVPGRRHRVALGELPAWVAGQPESVRWVWADSAALYPRLLRAGVRVRRGVDLRLTRALLRAAAAVRDTSYALAPGNDWDAAPTDAAVPPEHVPSDPTLFDLASRGPGVDECVAEHVAQQECLAGAQDRGGLALLCHAESVGGLIAQELNHAGVPFSAEVHERRLTETLGERDPYGGRPAVLAQVCEQVRAALDAPRLNPDSAVDIVATLRRAGLEVTSTRKGELARLDHPVVEPLLRYKKLSRLHTANGWAWMESWVRDGRFRPDWVPGAVVTGRWASRGGGALQLPREIRSAVRADPGWRLVVADAAQLEPRVLAAMSGDEQMARAASAGDLYQALVDQGVVETRQHAKVAMLGAMYGATTGEAGALVPRLQRAYPRAVGLVEAAARAGERGERVTTWLGRTSPWPSGWWRDAQAAAQQPGAGGAAERRARQVSRDWGRFTRNFVVQGTAAEWALCWMGHLRRLLEETARVGTAGGSGVHAGAAPDARPELVYFLHDEVIVHAPEELADEVAAAVAGAAAAAGELLFGSFPVEFPLDVAVVGSYDEAG from the coding sequence GTGGACCTCGTGCTGGCCGTCGCCGACGGTGAGGCCGTGGAGGCTGTCGAGGTCGACGCGGGTGTGCCGGGGCGGCGGCACCGGGTCGCGCTCGGGGAGCTCCCCGCCTGGGTCGCGGGGCAGCCGGAGTCCGTCCGCTGGGTGTGGGCCGACTCGGCGGCGCTCTACCCGCGGCTGCTGCGGGCGGGTGTCCGCGTCCGGCGCGGTGTCGACCTGAGGCTGACCCGCGCCCTGCTGAGAGCGGCGGCCGCGGTGCGGGACACGTCATACGCGCTCGCCCCGGGGAACGACTGGGACGCCGCCCCGACCGACGCCGCGGTCCCCCCGGAGCACGTGCCGTCCGACCCGACGCTCTTCGACCTCGCGTCGCGGGGACCGGGCGTGGACGAGTGCGTGGCCGAGCACGTGGCCCAGCAGGAGTGTCTGGCCGGTGCCCAGGACCGCGGGGGTCTGGCGCTGCTGTGCCACGCCGAGTCGGTCGGTGGCCTCATCGCCCAGGAGCTCAACCACGCGGGTGTGCCGTTCAGCGCCGAGGTGCACGAGCGGCGGCTGACCGAGACCCTGGGGGAGCGGGACCCCTACGGGGGGCGGCCGGCGGTGCTGGCGCAGGTCTGCGAGCAGGTCCGTGCCGCGCTCGACGCGCCGCGGCTCAACCCGGACTCCGCCGTGGACATCGTCGCGACCCTGCGCCGTGCCGGCCTCGAGGTGACCAGCACCCGCAAGGGGGAGCTGGCCAGGCTGGACCACCCCGTCGTGGAGCCGCTGCTGCGCTACAAGAAGCTGAGCCGGCTGCACACCGCCAACGGCTGGGCCTGGATGGAGAGCTGGGTGCGGGACGGTCGCTTCCGCCCCGACTGGGTGCCGGGCGCCGTCGTCACCGGACGCTGGGCCAGCCGCGGCGGCGGCGCCCTGCAGCTGCCCAGGGAGATCCGGTCCGCGGTGCGGGCCGACCCGGGCTGGCGCCTCGTCGTCGCCGACGCCGCGCAGCTCGAGCCGCGGGTCCTGGCCGCGATGTCCGGGGACGAGCAGATGGCGAGGGCGGCGTCGGCCGGCGACCTCTACCAGGCGCTCGTGGACCAGGGCGTCGTCGAGACCCGCCAGCACGCCAAGGTGGCGATGCTCGGGGCGATGTACGGCGCCACCACGGGCGAGGCCGGTGCCCTCGTGCCGCGGCTGCAGCGCGCCTACCCGCGGGCGGTCGGGCTGGTCGAGGCGGCCGCCCGCGCGGGGGAGCGCGGCGAACGCGTCACCACCTGGCTCGGCCGGACCTCGCCGTGGCCCTCAGGGTGGTGGCGGGACGCGCAGGCCGCCGCCCAGCAGCCCGGGGCCGGCGGCGCCGCTGAGCGGCGGGCGCGGCAGGTGTCCCGCGACTGGGGCCGGTTCACGAGGAACTTCGTCGTCCAGGGCACCGCGGCCGAGTGGGCGCTGTGCTGGATGGGGCACCTGCGCAGGCTGCTGGAGGAGACGGCGAGGGTGGGGACGGCGGGTGGCTCGGGGGTCCACGCGGGTGCCGCGCCGGACGCGCGCCCCGAGCTCGTCTACTTCCTGCACGACGAGGTGATCGTCCACGCACCGGAGGAGCTGGCCGACGAGGTCGCCGCAGCGGTGGCCGGGGCGGCCGCGGCCGCCGGGGAGCTGCTCTTCGGGAGCTTCCCGGTGGAGTTCCCGCTCGACGTGGCGGTGGTGGGGTCCTACGACGAGGCCGGTTGA
- a CDS encoding polysaccharide deacetylase family protein, producing MPSRLAVIRPTLTRRALTRRTVLRAALAAGVAAPAPGQPVSRPPEALRSTSLPTSPLHLISTGLPTRQGAVALLGGRAPAWFGLEGPGIVSSFPSTDQVVLTFDACGGSRLEHDAELIEVLRRHQAPATLFVNRSWAVANWRTMSELVADPLFEIANHGDRHVPLSVDGQAAYGIPGTASVEEAYDEIARAHRLLRVLWGIEPRWFRPGTAHLDDVSAELAVHLGTPVVGFTVNGDLGATAPARQVTANLLTLAPGGIVLAHMNRPGGGTAAGVDAAVPLLRERGLSLRRLDDVL from the coding sequence ATGCCGTCACGTCTCGCAGTCATCCGTCCTACCCTGACGCGCCGCGCCCTCACGCGTCGGACCGTGCTGCGCGCCGCCCTCGCGGCCGGCGTCGCCGCGCCGGCGCCGGGCCAGCCGGTGTCCCGCCCGCCGGAGGCACTGCGCTCGACCTCGCTCCCGACCTCGCCGCTCCACCTGATCTCCACCGGGCTGCCCACCAGGCAGGGTGCCGTCGCCCTCCTGGGCGGGCGTGCGCCGGCCTGGTTCGGGCTCGAGGGACCGGGCATCGTCTCCTCCTTCCCCTCGACCGACCAGGTCGTGCTGACCTTTGACGCGTGCGGCGGGTCCCGGCTCGAGCACGACGCGGAGCTGATCGAGGTGCTGCGCCGGCACCAGGCCCCCGCCACCCTCTTCGTCAACCGGTCGTGGGCGGTCGCCAACTGGCGGACCATGTCCGAGCTCGTGGCGGACCCGCTCTTCGAGATCGCCAACCACGGCGACCGGCACGTGCCGCTGAGCGTGGACGGACAGGCGGCGTACGGCATACCCGGGACGGCGTCCGTGGAGGAGGCGTACGACGAGATCGCGCGGGCGCACCGGCTCCTCCGGGTGCTGTGGGGGATCGAGCCGCGGTGGTTCCGGCCCGGGACCGCCCACCTGGACGACGTGTCCGCCGAGCTCGCCGTGCACCTGGGCACGCCCGTCGTCGGGTTCACCGTCAACGGGGACCTCGGCGCGACGGCCCCGGCCCGGCAGGTCACCGCCAACCTGCTGACGCTGGCGCCGGGCGGCATCGTGCTCGCGCACATGAACCGTCCCGGCGGCGGCACCGCGGCCGGGGTCGACGCCGCCGTGCCGCTGCTGCGCGAGCGCGGGCTGAGCCTGCGCCGGCTCGACGACGTGCTCTGA
- a CDS encoding DinB family protein, translating to MEQPQHIEPDTKDWTAVITQGCAECGFEPDYDVTTTGDRLRATVPPWREQLARIDVRERPEPTTWSPLEYGAHVRDVLDVMRGRLELMLAEDGASFAGWDQDEAAVRARYDLQDPGRVAQEYAEAVDATAAAFDAVAGEQWSRRGSRDGTAFTVETLAVYTLHDIEHHLADVTR from the coding sequence ATGGAGCAGCCCCAGCACATCGAGCCGGACACCAAGGACTGGACCGCGGTCATCACGCAGGGGTGCGCCGAGTGCGGCTTCGAGCCGGACTACGACGTCACCACGACCGGTGACCGGCTGCGCGCGACCGTGCCGCCCTGGCGCGAGCAGCTCGCGCGCATCGACGTGCGGGAGCGTCCGGAGCCGACCACCTGGTCACCGCTCGAGTACGGCGCCCACGTGCGCGACGTCCTCGACGTCATGCGCGGCCGCCTGGAGCTGATGCTCGCCGAGGACGGCGCGAGCTTCGCCGGCTGGGACCAGGACGAGGCCGCGGTGCGGGCCCGCTACGACCTGCAGGACCCGGGCCGGGTGGCCCAGGAGTACGCCGAGGCGGTCGACGCCACCGCCGCCGCCTTCGACGCGGTCGCGGGCGAGCAGTGGTCCCGGCGCGGGTCCCGGGACGGCACGGCGTTCACCGTGGAGACCCTCGCCGTCTACACGCTGCACGACATCGAGCACCACCTGGCCGACGTCACCCGCTGA
- a CDS encoding AAA family ATPase, producing the protein MYSTVAVSGYRSLRDVRLPLGRLTVVTGANGTGKSSVYRALRLLADCGAGRVVGSLAREGGLESALWAGPETLGGARRGYDVEGTVRRGRVSLLLGVGSTEGELSYLVDLGIPVQHGSAFDRDPEVKREAVWSGPVMRPSTLVARRKHHSVELRDDAGRWARAPVSAPAWSSMLTEVVDPLAAPELWAVREALRSWRFYDGFRVDAGSPARRPQVGTRTWALSDDGSDLAAALQTVREDSRSAMDDAVADAFDGARLEVDVTEGLFDVRLHQPGMLRPLRSAELSDGTLRYLLWLAALLTPVPPRLMALNEPETSLHPSLVAPLARLVAAASRRTQVVLVTHSEPLLEALAEAMGTGLDALREEEEADVGPAPGEVADLRLVELTKDLGETQVVGQGLLSTPRWEWGTR; encoded by the coding sequence GTGTACAGCACCGTGGCGGTCAGCGGCTACCGCTCCCTGCGCGACGTCCGGCTGCCGCTGGGCCGGCTCACCGTGGTGACCGGCGCCAACGGGACGGGCAAGAGCAGCGTCTACCGGGCCCTGCGCCTGCTCGCGGACTGCGGCGCCGGACGGGTGGTCGGCTCCCTGGCGCGCGAGGGCGGCCTGGAGTCCGCGCTCTGGGCCGGCCCGGAGACGCTCGGCGGCGCCCGTCGGGGGTATGACGTGGAGGGCACCGTGCGCAGGGGACGGGTCAGCCTGCTGCTCGGGGTGGGCAGCACCGAGGGCGAGCTGTCCTACCTGGTGGACCTCGGCATACCCGTCCAGCACGGGTCGGCCTTCGACCGCGACCCCGAGGTCAAGCGCGAGGCGGTGTGGAGCGGGCCGGTGATGCGCCCCTCGACGCTCGTCGCGCGGCGCAAGCACCACAGCGTCGAGCTGCGCGACGACGCCGGCCGGTGGGCCAGGGCGCCGGTGAGCGCCCCCGCGTGGTCGAGCATGCTCACCGAGGTCGTCGACCCGCTCGCCGCGCCGGAGCTGTGGGCCGTGCGCGAGGCGCTGCGGTCGTGGCGGTTCTACGACGGCTTCCGGGTCGACGCGGGCAGCCCGGCGCGCCGGCCGCAGGTCGGGACGCGCACGTGGGCGCTGTCCGACGACGGCTCCGACCTGGCCGCCGCCCTGCAGACGGTCCGGGAGGACTCGCGCAGCGCGATGGACGACGCGGTCGCCGACGCCTTCGACGGCGCGAGGCTCGAGGTGGACGTGACCGAGGGGCTCTTCGACGTACGGCTGCACCAGCCCGGGATGCTGCGCCCGCTGCGCTCGGCGGAGCTGTCGGACGGGACGCTGCGCTACCTGCTCTGGCTGGCCGCGCTGCTGACGCCGGTGCCGCCGCGACTGATGGCGCTCAACGAGCCGGAGACGAGCCTGCACCCCTCACTGGTCGCGCCGCTCGCCCGCCTGGTCGCGGCGGCGTCGCGGCGCACGCAGGTCGTGCTGGTCACCCACTCCGAGCCGCTGCTCGAGGCGCTGGCGGAGGCGATGGGCACCGGCCTGGACGCGCTGCGCGAGGAGGAGGAGGCGGACGTGGGCCCGGCACCCGGCGAGGTGGCCGACCTGCGGCTGGTCGAGCTGACCAAGGACCTCGGCGAGACGCAGGTCGTCGGGCAGGGCCTGCTCAGCACGCCGCGGTGGGAGTGGGGCACGCGCTAG
- a CDS encoding peptidase: MSERGLPAVEVAPLHRDGELGGFVLLGRWPEDTLEWTQVLLLAVQMAAVPGMLPGGSTVFRVAEEVPDGPPEGAVGLVLAEGPILGDRPLEPGRFAGHLPPGLAVLHPPRSTVASVSEYDTASGCLLLPGLPELGLDHRAAWVEADAHGHITRWASRSSVDLHADADTAALGLLLVA; encoded by the coding sequence ATGTCGGAGCGTGGACTACCTGCGGTCGAGGTCGCGCCGCTGCACCGCGACGGCGAGCTGGGTGGGTTCGTGCTGCTGGGCCGCTGGCCCGAGGACACGCTCGAGTGGACCCAGGTGCTGCTCCTGGCCGTGCAGATGGCCGCCGTCCCGGGCATGCTCCCGGGCGGCAGCACGGTCTTCCGGGTCGCCGAGGAGGTGCCCGACGGGCCGCCTGAGGGCGCGGTCGGGCTCGTCCTGGCCGAGGGCCCGATCCTCGGCGACCGCCCCCTGGAGCCGGGCCGGTTCGCCGGTCACCTGCCGCCGGGACTGGCGGTGCTGCACCCTCCGCGCAGCACGGTGGCCTCGGTGAGCGAGTACGACACCGCCTCCGGCTGCCTGCTCCTGCCCGGCCTGCCCGAGCTGGGCCTGGACCACCGCGCCGCCTGGGTCGAGGCGGACGCCCACGGCCACATCACCCGGTGGGCCAGCCGCTCCAGCGTGGACCTGCACGCCGACGCGGACACCGCCGCCCTCGGGCTGCTGCTCGTGGCCTGA
- a CDS encoding NAD-dependent epimerase/dehydratase family protein, with protein MSRPTVLVTGAAGTVGGDVLRLLRDDPQADLDLVLTDAAADEQADPPVRALDVRDLEATTSALGGVDTVIHLAGASSPQASWEEVLDLNVVGTRTVLEAARRAGVRRVVLASSNHVMGMYDREHAWPVYGHQPVRPDSLYGVSKAMAEVLGRYYHDEHGLEVIALRIGWESGDRGAADDEVTQAMWVSPGDMAQALRRAVQAQVRYGVYYVVSDNPTRRWDLTNTMVELGYRPRDSWQEDQPKG; from the coding sequence ATGAGCCGACCCACCGTCCTGGTGACCGGAGCCGCCGGCACGGTCGGCGGGGACGTGCTGCGGCTGCTGCGCGACGACCCGCAGGCCGACCTCGACCTGGTCCTGACCGACGCGGCCGCCGACGAGCAGGCCGACCCGCCGGTCCGGGCGCTCGACGTGCGCGACCTGGAGGCGACGACCTCGGCCCTCGGCGGCGTCGACACCGTGATCCACCTCGCCGGCGCCTCCTCCCCGCAGGCCTCCTGGGAGGAGGTGCTCGACCTCAACGTGGTCGGCACCCGCACCGTCCTCGAGGCGGCGCGGCGGGCCGGCGTGCGCCGCGTCGTGCTGGCCTCCTCCAACCACGTCATGGGGATGTACGACCGGGAACACGCCTGGCCCGTCTACGGGCACCAGCCGGTCCGGCCGGACAGCCTCTACGGCGTCTCCAAGGCGATGGCCGAGGTGCTCGGACGCTACTACCACGACGAGCACGGCCTCGAGGTGATCGCCCTGCGGATCGGGTGGGAGAGCGGCGACCGCGGGGCTGCCGACGACGAGGTGACGCAGGCGATGTGGGTCAGCCCGGGGGACATGGCCCAGGCGCTGCGCCGGGCGGTGCAGGCGCAGGTCCGGTACGGCGTCTACTACGTGGTCTCCGACAACCCGACCCGGCGCTGGGACCTGACCAACACGATGGTCGAGCTGGGATACCGGCCGCGGGACAGCTGGCAGGAGGATCAACCGAAGGGTTGA
- a CDS encoding ankyrin repeat domain-containing protein codes for MSERDTPDPAPGRDPDAGRPDQEVVDLAHRLFDMAREGRTEQLAAYVDAGAPADLTDPSGNTLLMLAAYHGHAQLVGELARRGADVDRLNDRGQSPLAGAVFKGEDEVVTALLGLGADPEAGTPTARQTAQMFGRTDLLDGPRERGGPTVGG; via the coding sequence ATGAGCGAGCGCGACACCCCAGACCCCGCCCCGGGCCGTGACCCGGACGCCGGGCGGCCGGACCAGGAGGTGGTCGACCTCGCGCACCGGCTCTTCGACATGGCGCGCGAGGGGCGGACCGAGCAGCTGGCGGCCTACGTCGACGCCGGGGCGCCCGCCGACCTCACCGACCCGTCCGGCAACACCCTGCTGATGCTCGCGGCCTACCACGGCCACGCCCAGCTGGTCGGCGAGCTGGCCCGGCGCGGGGCGGACGTCGACCGGCTCAACGACCGGGGCCAGTCGCCGCTGGCCGGCGCGGTCTTCAAGGGCGAGGACGAGGTGGTGACCGCCCTGCTCGGGCTCGGCGCGGACCCGGAGGCCGGGACGCCGACCGCCCGGCAGACCGCGCAGATGTTCGGCCGGACCGACCTGCTCGACGGGCCGCGCGAGCGCGGAGGTCCTACCGTCGGGGGATGA
- a CDS encoding acyltransferase family protein — translation MPGRPTDTAHFRPDIEGLRAVAVLMVLAFHAGLPFVPGGFAGVDVFFVISGFLITGLLVREVERSGRVSLLRFYARRAKRLLPAASLVLVVTGVLSWSFVPTVRWAEIGGDLAASAAYVINWRLAARSVDYLAEDSVASPVQHYWSLAVEEQFYIVWPLLIVLGTWLVHRHRLRTRPVLGALLVLVVLASLGWSLVATAGQPQTAYFVTTTRLWELGVGGLVAITATFWQRLAPGPATAVAWAGVLALVLSATLLGPQTPWPGYAALLPTLGTAAVIAGGFAGRSRGPVRLLGAAPMLDVGATSYSLYLWHWPLLVVAAAAWGELSLWQGVAIAAFSYLPARLTYALVENPIRSAAVMSRLPSLALTVGAACTLLGLGTGLTLVRGMESAVVQAEAGAGAGAGSMLEGGPPVADPVAPSPDADPPAGVARDAAPDPTVTAPDPTAAGPDISRIDLTPESISPDPLLATKDLPGLYDRHCSGSVGGTEVIRCEAGDLAGDLDVAVVGDSKIGQWGDVLEQIATDQGWRLHYYVRDACPWSSASVDDDGSCLLWGQRVHDLLLGPEQPEVVIVSGVKQGAGEGTRQERSDRLAAGYADYWSDLAEEGVPVMVLADSPNPGGKHVYECVSEHRDDLSRCTFDRSDGSGTGALREAAAQVPTATFLTMNDWICPLEECPPVIGDVLVYRQGSHITNTYAVTLLEPLRARLVPAVDAALAALAQPASS, via the coding sequence GTGCCAGGACGTCCTACCGACACCGCGCACTTCCGCCCGGACATCGAGGGTCTCCGGGCGGTGGCGGTGCTCATGGTGCTGGCCTTCCATGCCGGACTGCCGTTCGTCCCCGGCGGCTTCGCCGGGGTGGACGTCTTCTTCGTCATCTCCGGGTTCCTGATCACCGGGCTGCTGGTCCGCGAGGTGGAGCGCTCCGGCCGGGTCTCCCTGCTCAGGTTCTACGCGCGCCGGGCCAAGCGGCTGCTGCCGGCGGCCTCGCTCGTGCTGGTCGTCACCGGCGTCCTGAGCTGGTCGTTCGTCCCGACGGTGCGGTGGGCCGAGATCGGGGGCGACCTGGCGGCCTCCGCCGCGTACGTCATCAACTGGCGCCTGGCCGCGCGGTCGGTCGACTACCTGGCCGAGGACTCCGTCGCCTCGCCGGTGCAGCACTACTGGTCGCTGGCGGTGGAGGAGCAGTTCTACATCGTCTGGCCGCTGCTCATCGTGCTCGGCACCTGGCTGGTGCACCGGCACCGGCTGCGGACCCGGCCCGTGCTCGGCGCGCTCCTGGTCCTGGTCGTCCTGGCCTCGCTCGGCTGGTCGCTCGTCGCGACGGCCGGCCAGCCGCAGACCGCCTACTTCGTCACCACGACCCGGCTGTGGGAGCTGGGGGTCGGTGGCCTCGTCGCCATCACCGCCACCTTCTGGCAGCGACTGGCGCCGGGACCGGCGACCGCGGTCGCGTGGGCCGGCGTGCTCGCGCTCGTCCTCTCCGCGACCCTGCTGGGTCCGCAGACGCCCTGGCCCGGGTATGCCGCGCTCCTGCCGACGCTGGGCACGGCCGCCGTCATCGCCGGTGGCTTCGCGGGGCGGTCCCGCGGCCCGGTCCGTCTCCTGGGCGCCGCACCGATGCTCGACGTCGGCGCCACGTCATACTCCCTGTACCTGTGGCACTGGCCGCTCCTCGTCGTCGCCGCGGCGGCCTGGGGCGAGCTGTCGCTGTGGCAGGGCGTGGCGATCGCGGCGTTCTCCTACCTGCCCGCACGCCTGACCTACGCGCTGGTCGAGAACCCGATCCGGTCCGCGGCGGTGATGTCGAGGCTGCCCTCCCTCGCGCTGACGGTCGGCGCGGCCTGCACGCTGCTGGGCCTGGGCACGGGCCTGACCCTGGTGCGCGGGATGGAGTCCGCCGTCGTGCAGGCCGAGGCCGGTGCCGGAGCGGGAGCCGGGTCCATGCTGGAGGGAGGCCCTCCCGTGGCCGACCCGGTTGCTCCCTCCCCGGACGCGGACCCACCGGCCGGGGTGGCCCGGGACGCCGCGCCCGACCCGACCGTCACCGCGCCCGACCCGACCGCCGCCGGGCCGGACATCTCGCGGATCGACCTCACGCCCGAGTCGATCTCGCCGGACCCGCTGCTGGCCACCAAGGACCTGCCCGGCCTCTACGACCGGCACTGCTCCGGCAGCGTCGGCGGCACCGAGGTGATCCGCTGCGAGGCGGGAGACCTCGCGGGGGACCTCGACGTGGCCGTCGTCGGCGACTCCAAGATCGGGCAGTGGGGCGACGTCCTGGAGCAGATCGCCACCGACCAGGGGTGGAGGCTGCACTACTACGTCCGGGACGCCTGCCCCTGGAGCTCGGCCTCGGTGGACGACGACGGCAGCTGCCTGCTGTGGGGACAGCGGGTCCACGACCTGCTGCTCGGCCCGGAGCAGCCCGAGGTGGTGATCGTCTCCGGCGTCAAGCAGGGGGCGGGGGAGGGCACCCGGCAGGAGCGCAGCGACCGGCTGGCGGCCGGCTACGCCGACTACTGGTCGGACCTGGCGGAGGAGGGGGTGCCGGTCATGGTGCTCGCGGACTCCCCCAACCCGGGCGGCAAGCACGTCTACGAGTGCGTCTCCGAGCACCGTGACGACCTCTCCCGGTGCACCTTCGACCGCTCCGACGGCAGCGGCACCGGGGCGCTCCGGGAGGCGGCCGCCCAGGTGCCCACCGCGACCTTCCTGACGATGAACGACTGGATCTGCCCGCTGGAGGAGTGCCCGCCGGTCATCGGCGACGTGCTGGTCTACCGGCAGGGCTCGCACATCACCAACACCTACGCGGTCACGCTGCTGGAGCCGCTGCGTGCCAGGCTGGTGCCGGCCGTGGACGCGGCGCTGGCCGCGCTGGCTCAACCGGCCTCGTCGTAG